One Candidatus Uhrbacteria bacterium CG10_big_fil_rev_8_21_14_0_10_50_16 genomic region harbors:
- a CDS encoding aminoacetone oxidase family FAD-binding enzyme has product MEPQFDILVIGGGPAGMMAAGRAGELGAKVLLIEKNNRLGKKLSITGGRRCNITNAEYDNRLFLENFPESKQFLFSPFSQFNVEDTFTFFESRGLPLVVEDQKRAFPKSQKAEDVCKVLSTYVHASNNVTVQLNAAVESLIVSEGILTGVHTSKGAFYGRRVILATGGLAAPETGSTGEGLSMLASIGHSVKEPDPNLAPLRTTAEWVHHLSGLSVDDMDLRFIQNGKTQHKVHGRLLFTHFGISGPVVINAAHTVKKLLKQGALTASIDLFPDLNLGQLDKHLQDVFASHKNKQLKSVFKELVQKKLSDCILDGIQPYIGGIPVHSITKEDRKTLAHILKDLNFPINGTMGFAWSIVADGGVSPKEVDFKTMASKIHPNLYLVGDTIDINRPSGGFSLQLCWTTGFIAGSHAAGA; this is encoded by the coding sequence ATGGAACCTCAATTCGACATCCTTGTTATCGGCGGAGGACCCGCTGGAATGATGGCCGCAGGTCGCGCAGGCGAACTTGGAGCCAAGGTTTTGTTGATCGAAAAAAATAATCGTCTTGGCAAAAAATTAAGTATCACGGGCGGCAGACGTTGCAACATCACCAATGCCGAATACGACAATCGCCTATTTTTAGAAAACTTTCCAGAATCCAAGCAGTTTCTTTTTTCCCCTTTTTCACAGTTTAATGTGGAAGACACGTTTACGTTTTTTGAAAGTCGCGGTCTCCCACTTGTCGTCGAGGATCAAAAACGCGCGTTTCCAAAATCACAAAAGGCCGAGGATGTCTGCAAGGTTTTGTCGACCTATGTACATGCGAGCAACAACGTTACCGTGCAGCTTAACGCCGCCGTAGAGTCCTTGATTGTCTCGGAAGGTATTCTTACAGGCGTTCATACAAGCAAGGGCGCGTTTTATGGCAGACGGGTTATTCTCGCCACGGGAGGGCTTGCCGCACCCGAGACCGGCTCCACAGGCGAAGGCCTTTCTATGCTGGCCTCCATTGGCCACTCGGTCAAAGAACCCGACCCAAACCTCGCACCGCTGCGTACAACCGCCGAATGGGTGCATCACCTGTCTGGCTTGAGTGTGGACGACATGGATCTTCGCTTCATTCAAAACGGTAAAACACAGCATAAAGTGCATGGGCGTCTTTTGTTTACGCATTTTGGTATCTCGGGCCCTGTGGTGATCAACGCCGCACACACCGTTAAAAAACTACTCAAACAAGGTGCACTTACGGCATCCATCGACCTTTTCCCGGATCTCAACCTTGGTCAACTCGACAAGCATCTGCAAGACGTCTTTGCGTCCCACAAAAACAAACAATTAAAATCCGTGTTCAAGGAGCTGGTGCAAAAAAAATTGAGTGATTGCATCTTGGACGGCATTCAGCCCTACATCGGCGGCATCCCTGTTCATTCCATCACCAAGGAAGATCGCAAAACACTCGCCCACATCTTAAAGGATCTCAATTTTCCTATTAATGGCACCATGGGATTTGCCTGGTCGATTGTGGCCGACGGAGGCGTGTCCCCAAAAGAAGTTGATTTTAAAACCATGGCGTCCAAGATCCACCCAAATCTCTACCTCGTGGGAGATACCATTGACATCAATCGACCCTCCGGCGGGTTTTCCTTACAACTTTGTTGGACCACTGGCTTTATTGCCGGGTCTCACGCTGCAGGTGCCTAA